A stretch of the Streptomyces ortus genome encodes the following:
- a CDS encoding ABC transporter ATP-binding protein codes for MSGLLAGAGRPMAAPPAPAIELANVSKTYAGGVRALDDVSLSVEHGTFLAVMGPSGSGKSTLMHCAAGLDSPTSGSIRIGEREISGLNETRRTELRREHIGFVFQSYNLVPALSVADNITLPLRLAGRAPDREWVGTLVERVGLADRMAHRPAELSGGQQQRAAIVRALVAKPAVVFADEPTGALDLRSAHEVLGLLRELVDELRQTVVMVTHDPAAAAQAHHAVVMADGRVVERLYRPSAPELADRLVKLGEV; via the coding sequence ATGAGCGGGCTCCTCGCCGGGGCCGGCCGGCCGATGGCGGCACCGCCCGCCCCGGCCATCGAGCTGGCGAACGTCAGCAAGACGTACGCGGGAGGCGTCCGCGCCCTCGACGACGTGTCGCTGAGCGTCGAGCACGGCACGTTCCTGGCCGTGATGGGGCCCTCGGGGTCGGGCAAGAGCACGCTGATGCACTGCGCCGCCGGCCTCGACTCCCCCACCTCCGGAAGCATCCGCATCGGCGAGCGCGAGATCAGCGGGCTCAACGAGACCCGCCGCACCGAACTGCGCCGCGAGCACATCGGTTTCGTGTTCCAGTCCTACAACCTGGTCCCCGCCCTCAGCGTCGCCGACAACATCACGCTGCCGCTGCGGCTGGCGGGGCGCGCCCCGGACCGGGAGTGGGTGGGGACGCTGGTCGAGCGGGTCGGTCTCGCCGACCGGATGGCGCACCGGCCCGCCGAACTCTCCGGCGGCCAGCAGCAACGGGCCGCGATCGTACGGGCCCTGGTGGCGAAGCCCGCCGTCGTGTTCGCCGACGAGCCGACCGGCGCCCTGGATCTGCGCAGCGCCCACGAGGTGCTGGGCCTGCTGCGCGAACTCGTCGACGAACTGCGCCAGACGGTGGTGATGGTGACCCACGACCCGGCCGCCGCCGCCCAGGCCCACCACGCGGTGGTGATGGCCGACGGCCGGGTGGTCGAGCGCCTGTACCGGCCCAGCGCCCCCGAACTGGCCGACCGTCTCGTCAAGCTGGGAGAGGTCTAG
- a CDS encoding sensor histidine kinase — MPISDRHDAPDDGGEDRPGLRDTAVRAAGAAVAALEQLVGGLGTAMMALLVLLWAAVTAVASLVGVGLLMAPLVLRALHGLAGRERGRLGRWGPEVLGPDPAPTALRLAVVDPTTRRELRWLARHATLGLLLGLCGLLLPLLALRDTLFPLYWRLLPEGATSTSLGIGVAETWADAAAAGLLGLGWTAIILGLGPGMARVQARPGRLLLAAGPDTDLSLRVAELTATRAAALDAHAVELRRIERSLHDGTQNRLVTVTVLLGAARRMVARDPAGAEELLERAQSAAEQALSELRSVARGILPPVLADRGLAGALTGLAASCPVPCRIDVEAPERCAASVEATAYFVVAETLTNIAKHSGARQAAVTVRSGGGRLRLDITDDGRGGADEAGGSGLSGIRNRIAAHDGTLELASPPGGPTTLKVELPCGL; from the coding sequence ATGCCGATCTCGGACCGGCACGACGCACCGGACGACGGCGGCGAGGACAGGCCCGGTCTCCGCGACACCGCCGTCCGCGCGGCCGGTGCGGCCGTCGCCGCACTGGAGCAGCTCGTCGGCGGACTCGGCACCGCGATGATGGCGCTGCTCGTCCTGCTCTGGGCGGCCGTGACCGCCGTGGCGTCCCTGGTGGGCGTCGGGCTGCTGATGGCACCGCTCGTCCTGCGTGCCCTGCACGGGCTCGCCGGCCGCGAACGCGGCCGGCTCGGCCGGTGGGGGCCCGAGGTGCTGGGCCCGGACCCGGCGCCGACCGCGCTGCGGCTCGCCGTCGTCGACCCGACCACGCGCCGCGAACTGCGCTGGCTGGCCCGCCACGCCACGCTCGGCCTGCTGCTCGGGCTCTGCGGGCTGCTGCTGCCCCTGCTGGCCCTGCGCGACACCCTCTTTCCGCTGTACTGGCGCCTGCTGCCGGAGGGCGCGACCAGCACGTCCCTGGGGATAGGCGTCGCGGAGACCTGGGCCGACGCGGCAGCCGCCGGTCTGCTCGGGCTCGGCTGGACCGCCATCATCCTGGGTCTCGGCCCCGGTATGGCACGCGTCCAGGCCCGGCCGGGGCGGCTCCTTCTCGCGGCCGGGCCCGACACGGACCTGTCCCTGCGCGTCGCGGAACTCACCGCGACGCGGGCCGCCGCACTGGACGCCCACGCCGTCGAACTGCGCCGCATCGAGCGCTCGTTGCACGACGGCACCCAGAACCGGCTCGTCACCGTCACCGTGCTCCTCGGCGCCGCGCGCCGCATGGTGGCCCGCGACCCGGCGGGCGCCGAGGAACTCCTCGAACGCGCCCAGAGCGCCGCCGAGCAGGCCCTGTCCGAGCTGCGGTCGGTGGCGCGGGGCATCCTGCCGCCCGTACTGGCAGACCGGGGGCTCGCCGGGGCGCTCACCGGGCTCGCCGCGAGCTGCCCCGTGCCCTGCCGGATCGACGTGGAGGCGCCCGAGCGGTGCGCCGCGTCCGTGGAGGCGACCGCCTACTTCGTGGTGGCGGAGACCCTGACGAACATCGCCAAGCACAGCGGGGCACGGCAGGCGGCGGTCACGGTCCGCAGCGGTGGCGGGCGGCTGCGGCTGGACATCACCGACGACGGCCGGGGCGGTGCCGACGAAGCCGGTGGCTCCGGGCTCAGCGGCATCCGCAACCGGATCGCCGCGCACGACGGCACCCTCGAACTGGCCAGCCCGCCCGGCGGCCCGACGACTCTCAAGGTGGAACTGCCATGCGGATTGTGA
- a CDS encoding response regulator transcription factor, translating to MRIVIAEDDALLREGLALLLRAEGLDVVGTAGTGDGALDAIDTHKPDVAILDVRMPPTHTDEGIVAAVEARRRRPDLAVLVLSAYVEQSFATELLGGGVTGLGYLLKERVGRVEEFLDALHRVAGGGTAIDPEVVAQLFTRSRQDTRLERLSPRERDVLALMAEGLGNGAIAGRLVVTEGAVHKHIRSIFAKLDLSPADQVDRRVAAVLRYLDDARRRA from the coding sequence ATGCGGATTGTGATCGCCGAGGACGACGCGCTGCTGCGGGAGGGGCTGGCGCTGCTGTTGCGCGCGGAGGGCCTCGACGTGGTGGGCACGGCCGGTACCGGCGACGGTGCCCTCGACGCCATCGACACCCACAAGCCGGACGTCGCCATCCTGGACGTACGGATGCCGCCGACGCACACCGACGAGGGGATCGTCGCGGCCGTGGAGGCCCGTCGGCGGCGGCCCGATCTCGCGGTCCTCGTGCTGTCGGCGTACGTGGAGCAGTCGTTCGCGACGGAGTTGCTGGGCGGTGGGGTGACGGGGCTCGGCTATCTGCTCAAGGAGCGGGTGGGGCGGGTGGAGGAGTTCCTGGACGCGCTCCACCGGGTGGCGGGCGGGGGTACGGCCATCGATCCGGAGGTGGTCGCGCAGCTGTTCACCCGCAGTCGGCAGGACACCCGGCTGGAGCGGCTCAGTCCGCGGGAGCGGGATGTGCTGGCGCTGATGGCGGAGGGGTTGGGCAACGGGGCGATCGCGGGGCGGCTGGTGGTGACGGAGGGTGCTGTGCACAAGCACATCCGCAGTATCTTCGCGAAGCTGGACCTGTCGCCGGCCGATCAGGTGGACCGGCGGGTCGCGGCGGTCCTGAGATACCTGGACGACGCGCGCCGCCGGGCGTGA
- a CDS encoding serine hydrolase domain-containing protein: MKTRLTSRAVATTLATTLAGIGLTLPAAGATGATATPAHSASHSRTLQAGVDAVMRTGTVGVVARTTDPRGSRYATGGVADKATRAPVRPGDKFRIASSSKTFVATVILQLVGEGRLSLDDTVEHWLPGVVSGHGNDGGAITVRQLLQHTSGLFDYTADFPLFASTAGYQADRYTTWTPEHLVAVAMRHAPGFAPGEGWSYSNTNYILAGMIIERATGHTWNEEVARRLIRPLGLRDTSAPTTASRITGRHLHGYSSFKEAGPAIDITELNASAGGAAGAMVSTTADLTRFYQALLGGRLLRPAELAAMKSTVPAPELEPGWPGVRYGLGLMSVPLSCGGVYWSHGGNLPGYTTRNGISGDGRRTVVLNSTGDGSSDSATQESQNTLIDDQLCA, translated from the coding sequence ATGAAGACCCGACTCACCTCCCGAGCGGTGGCCACCACCCTGGCGACCACCCTGGCCGGCATCGGCCTCACCCTGCCCGCCGCGGGCGCGACCGGCGCCACCGCCACCCCCGCGCACAGCGCCTCGCACAGCAGGACACTGCAGGCCGGCGTGGACGCGGTCATGAGGACCGGCACCGTGGGGGTCGTGGCGCGGACGACGGACCCGCGAGGCTCCCGCTACGCCACCGGCGGCGTCGCCGACAAGGCGACGCGAGCGCCCGTACGCCCCGGCGACAAGTTCCGCATCGCCAGCTCCAGCAAGACCTTCGTCGCCACGGTGATCCTGCAACTCGTCGGCGAGGGACGCCTGTCGCTCGACGACACCGTGGAGCACTGGCTGCCCGGAGTCGTCTCCGGCCACGGCAACGACGGCGGCGCGATCACCGTACGGCAGCTGCTCCAGCACACCAGCGGACTGTTCGACTACACGGCGGACTTCCCCCTGTTCGCCAGTACGGCCGGCTACCAGGCCGACCGGTACACCACCTGGACCCCGGAACACCTGGTCGCCGTCGCGATGCGGCACGCCCCGGGATTCGCCCCGGGCGAGGGGTGGAGCTACTCCAACACCAACTACATCCTGGCCGGAATGATCATCGAGAGGGCCACCGGGCACACCTGGAACGAGGAGGTCGCCCGGCGTCTCATCCGCCCGCTGGGCCTGCGCGACACCTCCGCCCCGACCACCGCGTCCCGCATCACCGGCCGCCATCTGCACGGCTACTCCAGCTTCAAGGAGGCGGGACCGGCGATCGACATCACCGAACTCAACGCCTCCGCGGGCGGCGCGGCGGGTGCCATGGTCAGTACGACGGCCGACCTGACCCGCTTCTACCAGGCGCTCCTCGGCGGCAGGCTGCTGCGCCCGGCGGAACTGGCGGCGATGAAGTCGACCGTACCGGCCCCGGAGCTGGAACCCGGCTGGCCCGGCGTGCGCTACGGCCTCGGACTGATGAGCGTCCCGCTGTCCTGCGGCGGCGTCTACTGGAGCCACGGGGGCAACCTCCCCGGCTACACCACCCGCAACGGCATCAGCGGCGACGGCCGCCGTACCGTCGTCCTGAACTCGACCGGTGACGGGTCGTCCGACTCCGCCACCCAGGAATCCCAGAACACCCTGATCGACGACCAACTCTGCGCGTGA
- a CDS encoding DUF6247 family protein, giving the protein MTAQPTEPGRPLVPRPARTPGALRAAVIRVAPHRLAELERDTDGAIGAAARTGSLGPIIQLLDTWAVTVEIVRFPSTAARLRKAEHTAGAAGRGAPARRGARDEIHALRAAARESLAQG; this is encoded by the coding sequence ATGACAGCGCAGCCCACCGAGCCCGGCAGACCGCTCGTTCCCCGGCCGGCACGGACCCCCGGCGCCCTTCGCGCGGCCGTCATCCGGGTTGCCCCGCACCGGCTCGCCGAACTGGAACGGGACACCGACGGGGCGATCGGGGCCGCCGCCCGCACCGGCAGTCTCGGGCCGATCATCCAGCTTCTCGACACGTGGGCCGTCACCGTGGAGATCGTCAGGTTCCCCTCCACGGCCGCGCGGCTGCGCAAGGCCGAGCACACGGCGGGGGCCGCGGGCCGGGGCGCGCCCGCGCGACGCGGCGCCCGGGACGAGATCCACGCGCTGCGGGCCGCCGCGCGGGAGTCGCTCGCACAGGGCTGA
- a CDS encoding sigma-like protein encodes MSDQTKDTNPTATTQDNGMPTPPAKDPVVATPLDNGMPTPPAEDPVVSPLDNGMPTPPQTDIRTLDNGMPSPPALDLDGGK; translated from the coding sequence ATGAGCGACCAGACGAAGGACACGAACCCCACCGCGACCACGCAGGACAACGGGATGCCGACTCCTCCCGCCAAGGACCCGGTGGTGGCCACTCCGCTCGACAACGGGATGCCCACCCCGCCTGCCGAGGACCCGGTCGTCTCTCCGCTGGACAACGGGATGCCGACGCCGCCCCAGACCGACATCCGGACGCTGGACAACGGCATGCCTTCGCCGCCCGCGCTGGACCTCGACGGCGGCAAGTAA
- a CDS encoding AfsR/SARP family transcriptional regulator, translating into MDGVPRVPEQWVPEESVALRFSVLGPVRAWRGAQALPMGSPQQRALLAALLLREGRTATSGELIDALWGDDPPSQALAAVRTYASRLRKTLSPGVLVSESGGYAIRLADASGGDASGSGATLDLALAQELVADAEKAKSGGDLRHARALLNKTLSLWDGEVLASVPGPYAETQRTRLQEWKLQLTESRLDMDLEQGCHAEAVSELTALTAAHPLRERLRALLMLALYRSGRQAEALAAYADTRRLLADELGVDPGAELQELQQRILQADPGLAEPSAPLAPETAATPVRPAQLPATVPDFTGRMSFVSELCEVLASAEGRVMAVSALAGIGGVGKTTLAVHVAHQARGAFPDGQLYIDLQGAGARAAAPEAVLGAFLRALGTPDSAIPDTLEERAALYRSVLDGRRVLVLLDNARDAAQVRPLLPGTEGCAALVTSRARMVDLAGAHLVDLDVMSPEEALQLFTKIVGTERVESERQSALDVVAACGFLPLAIRIAASRLAARRTWTVSVLAAKLADERRRLDELQAGDLAVKATFELGYGQLEAAQARAFRLLGLADGPDMSLAAAAAVLDLPLDDTEELLESLVDTSLLESAAPGRYRYHDLVRLYARACAERDEHPPGERAAAMSRLLDFYLATAAGVYAIERPGDRLVDHLETTRYPGLTFSGGSAALDWLYTEAAPLLACVRQSAGTELLRRAVDLLWAARDLAESGANSHQYETTARAMCDATLAAGDAHAEGRARTTLTHPLLVSGRIQQAAEQAQLSMDRAAAAQDAMAMSWAANDRGLTFLHQEQFASGKTHFEHAIEGYAAIGNRPLEALSLCNLSRAHLGMGNTDKAVEIAQRALATYLEIGKTLRLANGHFTLGIALTRAGRHAEALSQFSDALSVFAGHRQRLWEGTTNFRMAEVHLAARRPAQAAQHAEQALALGCIGGDRMQGTVLTLLGRALTMLGQLDRARACWHEAVNLLEQNGGSAQAEEVRVLLTPATAA; encoded by the coding sequence ATGGACGGTGTACCGCGAGTACCGGAGCAGTGGGTTCCCGAGGAATCGGTGGCCCTGCGCTTCAGTGTGCTCGGACCGGTGCGCGCCTGGCGGGGGGCACAGGCGCTGCCCATGGGGTCCCCTCAGCAACGCGCCCTGCTGGCCGCCCTGCTGCTCCGCGAGGGCCGCACGGCGACGTCCGGCGAGCTGATCGACGCCCTGTGGGGCGACGACCCGCCGTCCCAGGCCCTGGCCGCCGTCCGTACGTACGCCTCGCGGCTGCGCAAGACCCTCTCCCCGGGCGTCCTGGTCAGTGAGTCCGGCGGTTACGCGATCCGGCTCGCCGACGCCTCCGGCGGCGACGCCTCCGGAAGCGGCGCCACCCTCGACCTCGCGCTGGCCCAGGAACTGGTGGCCGACGCGGAGAAGGCGAAGAGCGGGGGCGACCTTCGCCATGCGCGCGCCCTGCTGAACAAGACGCTCAGCCTGTGGGACGGGGAGGTGCTGGCGAGCGTCCCGGGCCCGTACGCGGAGACCCAGCGCACCCGGCTGCAGGAGTGGAAGCTCCAGCTCACCGAGTCCCGCCTGGACATGGACCTCGAACAGGGCTGCCACGCCGAGGCGGTCTCCGAACTGACCGCGCTCACCGCGGCGCACCCCCTGCGGGAGCGGCTGCGCGCGCTGCTGATGCTGGCGCTGTACCGCTCGGGCCGGCAGGCCGAAGCGCTGGCCGCGTACGCCGACACCCGGCGGCTGCTCGCCGACGAGCTGGGCGTGGACCCGGGCGCGGAACTCCAGGAACTCCAGCAGCGCATCCTCCAGGCCGACCCGGGCCTCGCCGAACCCTCGGCGCCGCTGGCCCCGGAGACCGCGGCCACCCCGGTGCGTCCGGCACAACTACCCGCCACCGTCCCGGACTTCACCGGCCGCATGTCGTTCGTCTCCGAGCTGTGCGAGGTCCTCGCCAGCGCCGAGGGCCGCGTGATGGCCGTCTCCGCGCTGGCCGGCATCGGCGGCGTGGGCAAGACCACGCTCGCCGTCCACGTCGCCCACCAGGCGCGAGGCGCCTTCCCGGACGGACAGCTGTACATCGACCTGCAGGGCGCGGGCGCGCGGGCCGCGGCGCCCGAGGCCGTCCTGGGCGCCTTCCTGCGCGCGCTGGGCACCCCGGACTCGGCCATTCCGGACACCCTGGAGGAACGGGCGGCGCTGTACCGCTCGGTGCTGGACGGCCGCCGGGTGCTCGTGCTGCTGGACAACGCCCGGGACGCGGCCCAGGTCCGGCCCCTGCTGCCCGGCACCGAGGGGTGCGCCGCGCTGGTGACCTCGCGGGCACGGATGGTCGACCTGGCCGGCGCGCACCTGGTCGACCTGGACGTGATGTCACCGGAGGAGGCCCTCCAGCTCTTCACGAAGATCGTCGGCACCGAGCGGGTGGAGTCGGAGCGGCAGTCCGCGCTGGACGTGGTGGCCGCCTGCGGCTTCCTGCCCCTCGCGATCCGGATCGCCGCCTCCCGGCTGGCCGCCCGGCGCACCTGGACCGTCTCGGTCCTCGCGGCGAAGCTCGCGGACGAGCGGCGGCGCCTGGACGAGCTGCAGGCCGGCGACCTGGCCGTGAAGGCCACCTTCGAGCTGGGCTACGGACAGCTGGAGGCGGCCCAGGCCCGCGCCTTCCGGCTGCTGGGCCTCGCGGACGGCCCCGACATGTCCCTGGCCGCCGCCGCCGCGGTCCTCGACCTGCCCCTCGACGACACCGAGGAACTCCTCGAATCCCTCGTCGACACCTCGCTGCTGGAATCGGCCGCGCCCGGCCGCTACCGCTACCACGACCTCGTCCGGCTCTACGCGCGTGCGTGCGCCGAACGCGACGAACACCCGCCCGGCGAACGGGCCGCCGCGATGTCGCGCCTGCTCGACTTCTACCTCGCCACGGCCGCGGGCGTCTACGCCATCGAGCGCCCCGGCGACCGCCTCGTGGACCACCTGGAGACGACGCGGTACCCGGGGCTGACCTTCTCCGGAGGCAGCGCCGCGCTCGACTGGCTCTACACGGAGGCCGCGCCCCTGCTGGCGTGCGTACGGCAGTCGGCGGGCACGGAGCTGCTGCGGCGCGCGGTGGATCTGCTGTGGGCCGCCCGGGACCTCGCGGAGTCGGGCGCCAACTCCCACCAGTACGAGACCACGGCCAGGGCGATGTGCGACGCCACCCTGGCCGCCGGGGACGCGCACGCGGAGGGCAGAGCACGGACCACGCTCACCCACCCGCTGCTGGTCTCCGGCCGGATCCAGCAGGCCGCCGAGCAGGCGCAGCTCTCCATGGACCGCGCCGCCGCCGCGCAGGACGCCATGGCCATGAGCTGGGCGGCCAACGACCGTGGGCTCACCTTCCTCCACCAGGAGCAGTTCGCGAGCGGCAAGACGCACTTCGAACATGCCATAGAGGGGTACGCCGCGATCGGCAACCGGCCCCTCGAAGCGCTCAGCCTCTGCAACCTCTCACGCGCCCACCTCGGCATGGGCAACACCGACAAGGCCGTGGAGATCGCGCAGCGCGCCCTGGCGACCTACCTGGAGATCGGCAAGACCCTGCGACTGGCCAACGGCCACTTCACGCTGGGCATCGCGCTGACCCGGGCCGGCCGGCACGCCGAGGCCCTCAGCCAGTTCTCCGACGCCCTGTCCGTCTTCGCCGGCCACCGCCAGCGGCTCTGGGAAGGCACCACCAACTTCCGGATGGCCGAGGTGCATCTTGCGGCCCGCCGGCCCGCACAGGCCGCGCAGCACGCCGAGCAGGCACTGGCGCTCGGCTGCATCGGCGGCGACCGGATGCAGGGCACCGTGCTGACGCTGCTCGGCCGGGCGCTCACCATGCTCGGGCAGCTGGACCGGGCCCGGGCGTGCTGGCACGAGGCCGTCAACCTCTTGGAGCAGAACGGCGGCTCCGCACAGGCCGAGGAGGTCAGGGTCCTGCTCACGCCCGCCACGGCGGCCTGA
- a CDS encoding amidohydrolase family protein → METFPKIISVDDHTVEPPNVWRDRLPSKYRDTGPRVVRAPLKEMTFLGGKFAPVMGSPGDDGPIGDWWVYEDLHRPLTRLDTAVGYDRDEIKLEIITYEQMRPGSYDVPRRLADMDVNHVQSALCFPTFPRFCGQTFTEAADRELGLLSVRAYNDWMVEEWCGPEARGRLIPLTLIPLWDPELAAREVRRNASRGVRAVAFSEIPPHLGLPSVHTDAWDPFLAACDETGTVIAMHIGSSSRMPSTSADAPPAVGSTITFANCCFSMVDWLMSGKFERFPNLRVMYAEGQIGWIPYILERADVVWEENRAWGGVADKVHRPPSELFTEHVYGCFFDDAFGLKNLDAIGVGNVLYETDYPHSDSTWPESRQVGEAQMGHLDADVVDRIVRRNAIDLLGLTADGLWAGPGGAR, encoded by the coding sequence ATGGAGACCTTCCCGAAGATCATCTCGGTGGACGACCACACGGTGGAGCCCCCCAACGTCTGGCGGGACCGGCTCCCGTCGAAGTACCGGGACACCGGGCCGCGCGTCGTACGCGCCCCGCTGAAGGAAATGACCTTCCTGGGCGGGAAGTTCGCTCCCGTCATGGGCAGCCCCGGCGACGACGGGCCGATCGGCGACTGGTGGGTCTACGAGGACCTGCACCGCCCGCTCACCCGTCTCGACACGGCCGTCGGCTACGACAGGGACGAGATCAAGCTGGAGATCATCACGTACGAGCAGATGCGGCCCGGCTCGTACGACGTCCCGCGGCGCCTGGCCGACATGGACGTCAACCACGTGCAGTCCGCGCTCTGCTTCCCGACCTTCCCCCGTTTCTGCGGCCAGACGTTCACCGAGGCCGCGGACCGCGAGCTGGGGCTGCTCTCGGTGCGGGCCTACAACGACTGGATGGTCGAGGAGTGGTGCGGGCCCGAGGCGCGGGGGCGGCTGATACCGCTCACGCTCATCCCTCTGTGGGACCCGGAGCTCGCCGCGCGGGAGGTGCGGCGCAACGCCTCCAGGGGTGTGCGGGCCGTCGCCTTCTCCGAGATACCACCGCACCTCGGACTGCCCTCCGTTCATACGGACGCATGGGATCCGTTCCTCGCCGCCTGCGACGAGACCGGCACGGTCATCGCGATGCACATCGGGTCCAGCAGCCGGATGCCCTCCACCTCGGCGGACGCGCCGCCGGCCGTCGGTTCGACGATCACCTTCGCCAACTGCTGCTTCTCGATGGTCGACTGGCTGATGAGCGGCAAGTTCGAGCGCTTCCCGAATCTGAGGGTGATGTACGCGGAGGGCCAGATCGGCTGGATCCCCTACATCCTGGAACGCGCGGACGTCGTCTGGGAGGAGAACCGCGCCTGGGGCGGCGTCGCGGACAAGGTCCACCGCCCGCCCTCCGAACTCTTCACCGAGCACGTGTACGGCTGCTTCTTCGACGACGCCTTCGGCCTGAAGAACCTGGACGCGATCGGCGTCGGCAACGTCCTCTACGAGACCGACTACCCCCACTCCGACTCCACGTGGCCGGAGTCGCGCCAGGTCGGCGAGGCCCAGATGGGCCACCTGGACGCTGACGTCGTCGACCGGATCGTCCGCCGCAACGCGATCGACCTGCTGGGCCTCACGGCGGACGGGCTGTGGGCCGGGCCGGGCGGTGCCCGTTGA
- a CDS encoding LLM class F420-dependent oxidoreductase, translating into MQLPVQSQSTLYAEAWEADAGPADLVEIARVADTSGFAYLASCDHVAIPRRLAAAMSTIWYDPVATLSFLAGVTERVRLLSHVAVVGLRHPLATAKQYATLDHLSGGRLILGVGAGHVQEEFEALGADFERRGAVLDESIDALRAALGPEEFPSHHGKLYDFEGLGQRPRPAQERVPVWIGGSSPAAVRRAAVKGDGWLPQGDPRERLPEQIARLGRLREEAGVPRPFTVGAITEPLYVGHPSWAVGRRTVSGPAEEIAESLRAYAAMGVHQIQVRFRSRSRAELTDQMAAFGSGVAPLLG; encoded by the coding sequence ATGCAGCTCCCGGTCCAGTCGCAGAGCACCCTCTACGCCGAGGCGTGGGAGGCGGACGCGGGCCCGGCCGATCTGGTGGAGATCGCCCGGGTCGCCGACACCTCCGGCTTCGCCTACCTCGCGAGCTGCGACCACGTCGCCATCCCCCGCCGCCTGGCCGCCGCGATGAGCACGATCTGGTACGACCCCGTCGCCACCCTCTCCTTCCTGGCGGGCGTCACCGAACGCGTACGGCTGCTCAGCCACGTCGCCGTCGTCGGACTCCGCCACCCCCTCGCCACCGCCAAGCAGTACGCGACCCTCGACCACCTCAGCGGCGGACGCCTGATCCTCGGGGTCGGCGCCGGACACGTACAGGAGGAGTTCGAGGCGCTGGGCGCGGACTTCGAGCGGCGCGGCGCGGTGCTGGACGAGTCCATCGACGCGCTCCGGGCCGCGCTGGGCCCCGAGGAGTTCCCCTCCCACCACGGGAAGCTGTACGACTTCGAGGGGCTCGGCCAGCGCCCCCGGCCCGCACAGGAACGGGTGCCCGTGTGGATCGGCGGTTCCTCACCCGCCGCCGTCCGGCGGGCCGCGGTCAAGGGCGACGGGTGGCTGCCGCAGGGGGACCCGCGGGAGCGGCTGCCCGAGCAGATCGCCCGGCTCGGGCGCCTGCGGGAGGAGGCGGGGGTGCCCCGCCCGTTCACCGTCGGCGCCATCACCGAACCGCTCTACGTCGGACACCCCTCGTGGGCCGTGGGCCGCCGCACGGTCTCCGGCCCGGCCGAGGAGATCGCCGAGTCGCTGCGCGCGTACGCGGCGATGGGCGTGCACCAGATCCAGGTGCGGTTCCGGTCCCGGAGCCGGGCCGAACTGACCGACCAGATGGCGGCGTTCGGGTCGGGGGTCGCTCCGCTGCTCGGGTAG